In Pseudomonas poae, a single genomic region encodes these proteins:
- a CDS encoding DHA2 family efflux MFS transporter permease subunit, translating into MRSILAALMLAIFLGALDQTIVAVSMPAISAQFHDVNLLAWVISGYMVAMTVAVPIYGKLGDLYGRRPMMLIGMGLFTVASLFCGMAQSMEQLVLARVLQGVGAGGMISVSQAIIGDIIPPRERGRYQGYFSGMYALASVAGPVLGGYMTEYLSWRWVFLINLPLGAGAWYVAHRTLVGLPVPQRKPVIDYLGTVLMIIGLTALLLGITEIGQGHHWRDDQVLGLLACGLVALALFVWHERRAREPLLPMHLFANRSAVLCWCTVFFTSFQAISLTVLMPLRYQTVTGGGADSAALHLLPLAIGLPIGAYSAGRMTSVTGRYKPMILSGALLSPLAILGMAFSAPQAVLLTGVFMLLCGIAAGLQFPTSLVGSQNSVEQRDIGVATSTTNLFRSLGGAVGVACMSALLLALLQDSSFSHLASGALVGEGGSGNVLLDGLNAAPGPAKDALRGELAVTFRHLLMVSAAVSLLGLAAAIAMPNRVLRGREDKAR; encoded by the coding sequence GTGCGCAGCATCCTCGCTGCGCTGATGCTGGCCATCTTCCTCGGCGCCCTGGACCAGACCATCGTCGCGGTGTCCATGCCGGCCATTTCCGCCCAGTTCCATGACGTCAACCTGCTGGCCTGGGTGATCTCTGGCTATATGGTGGCGATGACCGTGGCGGTGCCGATCTACGGCAAGCTCGGTGACCTGTACGGGCGTCGGCCGATGATGCTGATCGGCATGGGGCTGTTCACCGTGGCGTCGTTGTTCTGCGGTATGGCGCAAAGCATGGAGCAACTGGTGCTGGCGCGGGTGCTGCAGGGCGTTGGTGCGGGCGGGATGATCTCGGTCAGCCAGGCGATCATCGGCGACATCATCCCACCCCGTGAACGCGGGCGTTACCAGGGTTATTTCAGCGGCATGTACGCACTGGCCAGTGTGGCCGGGCCGGTGCTTGGCGGTTATATGACCGAGTACCTGTCGTGGCGCTGGGTGTTCCTGATCAACCTGCCTTTGGGCGCCGGCGCCTGGTACGTGGCCCACCGCACCCTGGTGGGGCTGCCGGTGCCGCAGCGCAAACCGGTGATCGATTACCTCGGCACGGTGTTGATGATTATCGGCCTGACCGCCTTGCTGTTGGGCATCACTGAAATTGGCCAGGGGCATCATTGGCGTGATGATCAAGTGTTGGGCCTTCTGGCCTGTGGGCTGGTGGCATTGGCGCTGTTTGTCTGGCACGAACGCCGCGCACGTGAGCCTTTGTTGCCGATGCATCTGTTTGCCAACCGCAGTGCGGTGCTGTGCTGGTGCACGGTGTTTTTCACCAGTTTCCAGGCGATTTCCCTGACGGTACTGATGCCCCTGCGTTATCAGACAGTTACCGGCGGCGGTGCTGACAGCGCCGCCTTGCACCTGCTGCCCTTGGCCATTGGGTTGCCGATTGGGGCGTATTCGGCTGGGCGCATGACGTCGGTGACGGGACGCTATAAACCGATGATCCTCAGCGGTGCACTGTTGAGCCCGCTGGCGATCCTGGGCATGGCGTTCAGTGCACCCCAGGCGGTGCTGCTGACCGGCGTGTTCATGCTGCTCTGCGGGATCGCCGCAGGTTTGCAATTTCCTACGTCACTGGTGGGTTCGCAAAATTCGGTGGAACAACGCGACATCGGCGTGGCCACCAGCACCACCAATCTGTTTCGCTCCCTCGGTGGGGCGGTGGGCGTGGCGTGCATGTCGGCGTTGCTGTTGGCACTGTTGCAGGATTCGAGTTTCTCGCACCTGGCCAGCGGCGCGCTGGTGGGCGAGGGTGGTTCCGGTAACGTGCTGCTCGATGGCCTCAACGCCGCGCCCGGTCCTGCGAAAGATGCACTGCGGGGGGAGTTGGCGGTGACGTTCCGGCATTTGTTGATGGTGAGTGCGGCGGTGTCACTGCTGGGGTTGGCGGCGGCAATTGCGATGCCGAACCGGGTGTTGCGTGGGCGTGAAGATAAGGCACGCTGA
- a CDS encoding NAD(P)-dependent oxidoreductase, translating into MSKIAIIGATGRAGSQLLEEALRRGHSVVAIARNTDKIAARPGVTVKQADALDAEALQHAVSGSDVVISAAHFATLPASAVIGPVKKAGVKRLLVVGGAGSLLLPDGSRVIDSPGFPAEYKAEASAGAEFLDVLRQEKDLDWTFLSPSAEFVETERTGKFRVGQDDLLVSSEGRSWISFADYAIALIDEVESPKHPRQRFTVGY; encoded by the coding sequence ATGAGCAAGATTGCAATCATTGGTGCCACCGGCCGTGCCGGTAGCCAACTGCTGGAAGAAGCGCTGCGTCGTGGCCATAGCGTTGTCGCTATCGCACGCAATACCGACAAGATCGCCGCACGCCCTGGCGTCACGGTCAAACAAGCCGACGCGCTGGATGCTGAGGCCCTGCAACACGCCGTCAGCGGCAGCGATGTGGTGATCAGTGCCGCGCACTTTGCCACCCTGCCCGCCAGCGCCGTGATCGGCCCGGTGAAAAAGGCCGGTGTGAAACGCTTGCTGGTGGTGGGCGGTGCGGGCTCGCTGTTGCTGCCAGATGGCAGTCGCGTAATCGACAGCCCCGGCTTCCCTGCCGAATACAAAGCCGAAGCCAGTGCGGGTGCGGAGTTTCTCGACGTACTGCGTCAGGAAAAAGACCTCGATTGGACCTTCCTGTCGCCGTCGGCGGAATTTGTGGAAACCGAGCGCACCGGTAAATTCCGTGTGGGCCAGGATGATTTGCTGGTGAGCAGTGAAGGTCGCAGCTGGATCAGTTTTGCCGACTACGCCATCGCGCTGATCGATGAAGTTGAATCGCCAAAGCACCCGCGCCAGCGTTTCACCGTGGGCTACTGA
- the pobA gene encoding 4-hydroxybenzoate 3-monooxygenase — MKTLKTQVAIIGAGPSGLLLGQLLHNAGIETLILERQTADYVQGRIRAGVLEQGMVNLLREAGVSQRMDAEGLVHDGFELALNGRLTHIDLKALTGGQSVMIYGQTEVTRDLMAARAAAGATTLYEARNVQPHDLKSDRPWLTFEHQGQAFRLECDYIAGCDGFHGVARQSIPAESLEVFERVYPFGWLGILADTPPVHAELVYAKHSRGFALCSMRSPTRSRYYLQVPVEEPLDEWSDERFWDELKTRLPNELAEQLVTGPSIEKSIAPLRSFVVEPMQYGRLFLLGDAAHIVPPTGAKGLNLAASDVSTLYRILLKVYREGRVELLERYSAICLRRVWKAERFSWWMTSMLHQFPEADGFSQRIAESELDYFIHSEAGRRTIAENYVGLPYEAIE, encoded by the coding sequence ATGAAAACGCTGAAAACCCAAGTCGCCATTATCGGCGCCGGTCCATCGGGACTGCTGTTAGGCCAACTGCTGCACAACGCCGGGATCGAGACGTTGATCCTTGAGCGCCAGACCGCTGATTACGTGCAAGGCCGCATCCGCGCCGGGGTGTTGGAACAAGGCATGGTCAACCTGCTGCGCGAAGCGGGCGTCAGCCAGCGCATGGATGCTGAAGGCCTGGTGCATGACGGCTTCGAACTGGCCTTGAACGGTCGACTCACCCACATCGATCTCAAGGCGTTGACCGGCGGCCAATCGGTCATGATCTACGGTCAGACCGAAGTCACCCGCGACCTGATGGCGGCCCGTGCCGCCGCCGGCGCTACCACCCTGTACGAAGCGCGCAACGTGCAGCCCCATGATCTGAAAAGTGATCGACCCTGGCTCACCTTCGAGCATCAGGGCCAAGCCTTTCGCCTGGAGTGTGACTACATCGCCGGTTGCGACGGCTTCCACGGCGTGGCCCGCCAATCGATTCCTGCTGAATCCCTAGAAGTTTTCGAACGGGTATACCCCTTTGGCTGGCTGGGTATTCTCGCCGACACCCCGCCGGTGCACGCCGAGCTGGTATACGCCAAACACTCGCGTGGCTTTGCGCTGTGTAGCATGCGCTCGCCGACCCGCAGCCGGTATTACCTGCAAGTGCCGGTGGAAGAACCCCTGGATGAATGGTCGGACGAGCGTTTCTGGGACGAGCTGAAAACCCGCCTGCCCAACGAACTGGCCGAGCAGTTGGTGACCGGTCCCTCGATCGAAAAAAGCATCGCGCCGCTGCGCAGTTTCGTGGTGGAACCGATGCAATACGGGCGCCTGTTCCTGCTCGGGGACGCGGCGCACATCGTGCCGCCTACGGGCGCCAAGGGCCTGAACCTGGCAGCCAGTGATGTGAGCACCCTGTATCGCATCCTGCTCAAGGTGTACCGCGAGGGGCGGGTGGAGTTGTTGGAGCGTTATTCGGCGATTTGCCTGCGCCGGGTGTGGAAGGCCGAGCGATTTTCCTGGTGGATGACCTCGATGTTGCACCAGTTTCCGGAGGCGGATGGTTTTAGCCAGCGCATTGCCGAGAGTGAACTCGATTACTTCATCCACTCCGAAGCAGGCCGTAGGACCATTGCCGAAAATTACGTAGGACTTCCTTACGAGGCTATTGAATAG
- a CDS encoding LysR family transcriptional regulator encodes MKRLPPLPALHTFWVTAQCCNFTRAAEQLHITQGAVSRQVAGLESHLGYPLFQRQARGLSLTEEGREWSLRAQQVFGLIGDAVEQIGSRRQTLQLKASTCVMRWLLPRLMQWQKERPDVPVELTTTVAYTVDFRREQFDAAVIYAPIAEQSAEARHLFDEQLTPVCAPALLDGLASPTDLQQQVLLHPTRDERDWALWLAAANTRLGNLAQGHHFETLDLAMTVASQGSGVAIGDSALIGEDLKAGRLVMPFELRVPTGMGYYLVYPPGTQPSQELEALMNWLVSQAQQP; translated from the coding sequence ATGAAACGCCTCCCTCCATTGCCTGCGTTGCACACCTTCTGGGTCACTGCCCAGTGTTGCAACTTCACCCGCGCAGCCGAGCAATTGCACATCACCCAAGGCGCGGTGAGCCGGCAGGTTGCCGGGCTGGAAAGCCACCTGGGTTACCCGCTGTTCCAGCGTCAGGCACGGGGCTTGAGCCTGACCGAAGAAGGCCGCGAATGGTCGCTGCGCGCGCAGCAGGTTTTCGGCCTGATCGGTGACGCGGTGGAGCAGATCGGCAGCCGCCGCCAGACCCTGCAGCTCAAGGCCTCCACCTGCGTCATGCGCTGGCTGCTGCCACGCTTGATGCAATGGCAAAAGGAGCGCCCGGACGTGCCGGTGGAACTCACCACCACCGTGGCCTACACCGTGGATTTTCGTCGCGAGCAATTCGACGCGGCAGTCATCTATGCGCCCATCGCTGAACAATCGGCCGAAGCGCGGCACTTGTTTGATGAACAACTCACACCGGTTTGCGCACCGGCGTTGCTCGACGGTTTGGCCAGCCCGACGGACTTGCAGCAACAAGTGCTGCTGCACCCCACGCGGGATGAGCGGGACTGGGCGTTGTGGCTTGCGGCGGCGAATACGCGGCTGGGCAATTTGGCCCAGGGACATCATTTCGAAACGCTGGACCTGGCCATGACGGTGGCGTCCCAGGGTTCGGGCGTGGCGATTGGCGACAGTGCGTTGATTGGCGAGGATTTGAAAGCGGGGCGGCTGGTGATGCCGTTTGAACTGCGGGTGCCGACGGGGATGGGGTATTACTTGGTGTATCCGCCGGGGACGCAGCCGTCGCAAGAGCTTGAGGCTCTGATGAATTGGCTCGTGAGCCAAGCACAACAGCCGTGA
- a CDS encoding LysR family transcriptional regulator, whose translation MLNSNLLRKLDMQDLMVFIAVYDQSSVTEVSETLFVSQSTVSYSLKKLRTSFEDELFINTRAGMRPTYKATTMYGHVQKILESINLCHAGGQAFDPTQKAVTFNVCAPEYFEQLILPRLLKNFDRADLPVIVNVQKLETDIPADDLREGRLDLVICFGPNFHRAHKDFKTQMLLEDDLVCVFDKRSAPREPAFSLQSFVERRHVFPTPWTSDTNMIDGWLTRQGHKRQVIARANSYGAALKMITGTDFIVTLPRRVQKLLAPASTFGHREAPNGLPGFTLDMQWNETSEQDSANTWFREQVVKVCADQGLL comes from the coding sequence ATGCTAAACAGTAACTTGCTCAGAAAGCTCGACATGCAGGACTTGATGGTATTTATCGCCGTCTACGACCAGAGCAGCGTTACCGAAGTGTCCGAAACGTTGTTCGTCAGCCAGTCCACCGTGAGCTACAGCTTGAAGAAGCTGCGCACCAGCTTCGAAGACGAGTTGTTTATCAACACGCGGGCGGGCATGCGCCCGACGTACAAGGCCACCACCATGTATGGCCATGTGCAGAAGATCCTCGAAAGCATCAACCTGTGCCACGCCGGCGGCCAGGCATTTGACCCGACGCAAAAGGCTGTGACCTTCAATGTGTGTGCCCCGGAATATTTCGAGCAACTGATCCTGCCGCGCCTGCTGAAGAACTTCGACCGCGCCGACTTGCCGGTGATCGTCAATGTGCAAAAGCTGGAAACCGACATCCCCGCCGACGACCTGCGTGAGGGGCGTCTCGACCTGGTGATCTGCTTCGGCCCGAACTTCCACCGCGCCCACAAAGACTTCAAGACCCAGATGCTGTTGGAAGACGATTTGGTCTGTGTGTTCGACAAACGCTCAGCCCCTCGGGAACCGGCATTCAGCCTGCAATCCTTCGTCGAACGGCGCCACGTGTTCCCTACGCCATGGACCTCCGACACCAACATGATCGACGGCTGGCTCACACGCCAGGGCCACAAGCGCCAGGTCATCGCTCGCGCCAACAGCTATGGCGCGGCGTTGAAGATGATCACCGGCACCGACTTCATCGTCACCCTGCCCCGCCGCGTGCAAAAGCTGCTGGCGCCCGCGTCGACATTTGGCCACCGCGAAGCGCCCAACGGACTGCCGGGCTTTACCTTGGATATGCAATGGAATGAAACCAGCGAACAGGACAGCGCCAATACCTGGTTTCGTGAGCAAGTGGTCAAGGTGTGCGCGGATCAGGGGTTATTGTAG
- a CDS encoding calcium channel protein, translating to MKGMLRITWLLLLCFSQVHAASTQEEDATAAKALLEKALAYYQSNGDKAFAAFSRQGEFVDHDRYVFVVDTQGVLLASGGPSSALIGRDVSEVLGPDLRQSFKDALKVPQGQGIQQADYRWQNWNDGKVERKHVFYQRVGERILAVGYYLPRATPEQARALRNKAADALLKDEAGTLKAINSLQGGFLQDDLYVFVVDLDTQRYVAHGTNLRLINTDFSKIKDPDGKPVGEPILKLMAEQDQGEYKYRWKNPVTDKVENKHAYVRKAGHFMVAVGYYSP from the coding sequence ATGAAGGGAATGCTCCGAATCACCTGGCTGCTGCTGTTGTGTTTCAGCCAGGTGCACGCGGCCAGTACGCAGGAAGAGGACGCCACGGCGGCCAAGGCTTTGCTGGAAAAAGCCTTGGCCTACTACCAGAGCAACGGCGACAAGGCGTTTGCCGCGTTCAGCCGCCAAGGCGAGTTTGTCGACCATGATCGTTACGTGTTCGTGGTCGATACCCAGGGCGTGCTACTCGCCAGCGGCGGGCCCTCCTCGGCGTTGATCGGTCGCGATGTCAGCGAAGTGCTGGGGCCGGACCTGCGCCAGTCGTTCAAGGACGCACTCAAGGTGCCGCAAGGCCAGGGCATCCAGCAAGCCGACTACCGCTGGCAGAACTGGAACGACGGCAAGGTCGAGCGCAAGCATGTGTTTTATCAGCGCGTCGGCGAACGCATCCTCGCTGTGGGTTACTACCTGCCCCGGGCCACCCCGGAACAGGCGCGGGCGCTGCGTAATAAAGCGGCGGATGCGCTGCTCAAGGATGAAGCGGGCACACTCAAGGCGATCAACTCATTGCAAGGGGGCTTCCTGCAGGATGACCTGTATGTGTTTGTGGTGGACCTCGACACCCAGCGCTACGTGGCCCATGGCACCAACCTGCGGTTGATCAACACCGACTTCAGCAAGATCAAGGACCCGGATGGCAAGCCGGTGGGTGAGCCGATTCTCAAGCTGATGGCCGAGCAGGACCAGGGTGAGTACAAGTACCGCTGGAAGAACCCGGTGACCGACAAGGTCGAGAACAAGCATGCGTACGTGCGCAAGGCCGGGCACTTCATGGTTGCGGTGGGCTACTACAGCCCCTGA
- a CDS encoding MFS transporter: MENVHAKPTTAVWLMISVVLVALNLRPSMAAVGPLLSSIRGDVPLSFSSAALLTMLPVMAMGLAMFFGMGLAKRFGEHRSIVLSLLVIGAATLSRLFLDSALELIVSAIAAGVGIAMIQAVMPALIKSRFSDNVSLFMGLYVTAIMGGAALAASFSPFVQGQTGSWRIGLAVWAALAVLALVFWYAQRSVLPPLPHAGSGPQASFFGNARAWLLAIFFGLGTASYTCVLAWLAPYYVEQGWSEQNAGLLLGFLTAMEVISGLITPAIANRRRDKRGVVAVLLVLIILGFCGLILSPQHLSLLWPCLLGLGIGGLFPMSLILSLDHLDNPRRAGGLTAFVQGIGYLIAGLSPLIAGMIRDQLGSFEWAWWSLAAVVVVMLLMVTRFNPAHYARHIR; encoded by the coding sequence ATGGAAAACGTTCACGCAAAACCCACCACAGCCGTTTGGCTGATGATCAGTGTCGTATTGGTCGCCCTTAACCTGCGCCCGTCGATGGCGGCCGTGGGGCCTTTGTTGTCATCGATTCGCGGCGATGTGCCGCTGAGCTTCAGCAGCGCGGCGTTACTGACCATGTTGCCGGTGATGGCCATGGGCTTGGCGATGTTTTTTGGCATGGGCCTGGCCAAGCGCTTCGGTGAGCATCGCAGCATCGTGCTGTCGTTGCTGGTGATAGGCGCGGCCACGCTGTCGCGGTTGTTCCTCGATTCGGCGCTGGAGCTGATCGTCAGCGCCATCGCCGCCGGTGTGGGCATCGCGATGATCCAGGCGGTGATGCCGGCGCTGATCAAGTCGCGCTTCAGCGATAACGTCTCGTTGTTCATGGGCTTGTATGTCACGGCGATCATGGGCGGCGCCGCGTTGGCGGCGTCGTTCTCACCGTTCGTGCAAGGACAGACCGGCAGTTGGCGCATCGGCCTGGCGGTGTGGGCGGCGCTCGCGGTGTTGGCTTTGGTGTTCTGGTACGCGCAGCGCTCGGTGTTACCGCCGCTGCCCCACGCCGGTTCCGGCCCACAAGCGTCATTTTTCGGCAACGCGCGCGCGTGGCTGCTGGCGATCTTCTTTGGCCTGGGTACGGCGTCCTACACCTGCGTACTCGCGTGGCTGGCGCCGTACTACGTGGAGCAAGGCTGGAGCGAGCAGAACGCGGGTTTGCTGCTGGGCTTCCTGACCGCCATGGAAGTGATCTCCGGCCTGATCACCCCAGCAATCGCCAACCGTCGCCGGGATAAACGCGGCGTGGTTGCTGTGCTGCTGGTGCTGATCATCCTCGGGTTCTGTGGCCTGATCCTCAGCCCGCAACACCTCAGCCTGCTGTGGCCGTGCCTGCTGGGCCTGGGCATCGGCGGCCTGTTTCCGATGAGCCTGATCCTGTCCCTCGACCACCTGGACAACCCGCGCCGTGCCGGAGGCCTCACCGCGTTTGTGCAAGGCATTGGCTATCTGATCGCCGGTTTGTCGCCGTTGATCGCCGGCATGATCCGCGACCAGTTGGGCAGTTTCGAATGGGCCTGGTGGTCACTCGCGGCGGTGGTGGTGGTGATGCTGCTGATGGTCACGCGCTTCAACCCTGCGCATTACGCCCGGCATATCCGCTGA
- a CDS encoding aldehyde dehydrogenase family protein has protein sequence MSTVLNGVYIDGAWRAGQAVLDVINPATEATLAQVSVGDAVAVTLAVDAASAAFGDWSKSTGRDRGALLRKVAQGVSEQREQLMHVQSSNNGKPLFEAGIDVDDVIATFEYYAGIAEAMDASQDQPVTLPSADFSARLRREPCGVVGLIVPWNFPMVTTAWKLAPALAAGCCVVLKPSEVTPLAELQLARIIAEAGFPAGVFNLVCGTGLAVGAPMAADPRVAKVSFTGSNVVGVQVMQRAAETIKGVSLELGGKSSLLVMADADLDLAVELACGGGFFNAGQMCSATSRVLVADNLADEFLQRLQARAESIRVADPFADDVEMGALINRAQYQRVLGHIQRGIDDGARLLCGGERPADLPNGFFIRPTVFTDVPLDSALWNEEIFGPVLCVRRFATEDEAIALANDSDFGLVASVVSANTETAERVANALQAGMVWINAPQVIFPQTAWGGYKQSSIGRELGPWGLAAFQEIKHVIRAHPTRNF, from the coding sequence ATGAGCACAGTATTGAACGGTGTGTATATCGATGGCGCGTGGCGTGCGGGCCAGGCTGTACTGGACGTGATCAACCCGGCCACCGAGGCGACGTTGGCCCAGGTCAGCGTGGGCGATGCCGTGGCGGTGACGCTGGCCGTGGATGCAGCCAGCGCCGCGTTCGGCGACTGGTCAAAAAGCACCGGGCGCGATCGCGGCGCGCTGTTGCGCAAGGTCGCCCAGGGCGTCAGTGAACAACGCGAACAATTGATGCACGTGCAGTCGAGCAACAACGGCAAACCGCTGTTTGAAGCAGGCATTGACGTGGACGATGTGATCGCCACCTTCGAGTACTACGCCGGCATCGCCGAAGCGATGGACGCCAGCCAGGACCAGCCAGTGACGCTGCCCAGCGCGGACTTCAGCGCGCGCTTGCGTCGTGAGCCCTGCGGCGTGGTCGGGCTGATCGTGCCGTGGAATTTCCCGATGGTCACCACCGCCTGGAAACTCGCGCCGGCCCTCGCCGCCGGGTGCTGCGTGGTGCTCAAGCCCTCGGAAGTCACGCCGTTGGCCGAACTGCAGTTGGCACGCATCATTGCCGAGGCGGGTTTCCCTGCAGGTGTGTTCAACCTGGTGTGCGGCACTGGCTTGGCCGTGGGTGCACCGATGGCGGCAGACCCTCGCGTGGCGAAGGTTTCCTTCACCGGCAGTAACGTCGTCGGCGTGCAGGTGATGCAACGCGCCGCCGAAACCATCAAGGGTGTGAGCCTGGAGTTGGGCGGTAAATCCTCGTTGTTGGTCATGGCCGATGCCGACCTTGATCTGGCAGTGGAACTGGCCTGCGGCGGTGGTTTCTTCAACGCGGGGCAGATGTGTTCCGCCACCAGTCGTGTGCTGGTGGCCGACAACCTGGCAGATGAATTCCTGCAACGGTTACAAGCGCGGGCGGAAAGTATTCGCGTCGCCGATCCGTTTGCCGACGATGTTGAGATGGGCGCGCTGATCAATCGTGCGCAGTACCAACGGGTGCTGGGTCATATCCAACGAGGCATCGATGACGGTGCACGGTTGTTGTGCGGCGGTGAGCGTCCGGCGGATTTGCCGAACGGCTTTTTCATTCGGCCAACGGTGTTTACCGACGTGCCGCTGGACAGCGCGTTGTGGAATGAAGAAATCTTCGGCCCGGTGTTGTGTGTCAGACGTTTTGCCACCGAGGACGAGGCAATCGCCCTGGCCAACGACAGTGATTTCGGTCTGGTGGCCAGCGTGGTCAGCGCTAACACCGAAACCGCCGAACGTGTGGCGAATGCGCTGCAGGCCGGGATGGTGTGGATCAACGCACCGCAGGTGATCTTCCCGCAGACCGCGTGGGGTGGTTACAAGCAGAGCAGCATTGGTCGTGAACTGGGGCCGTGGGGGTTGGCGGCGTTCCAGGAGATCAAGCACGTGATCCGTGCCCACCCAACACGCAATTTTTAG
- a CDS encoding LysR family transcriptional regulator, whose protein sequence is MDRLQAMRVFVTVVDLGSQSAAADHLDLSRPVVSRYLAELEDWVGARLLHRTTRKLSLTAAGGETLPRCRQMLELCGDMQAAVSEPDDAPRGLLRLSVSTSFGQAQLAEAIAEYVKRYPLVTVDLQMLDRTVNLVDERIDLAIRTSSDLDPNLIARRLTVCRSVVCATPAYLLEHAAPQTVDDLARHNCLTHSYFGKSLWHFEEHGEHVSVPVHGNITANEASTLLRVTLAGAGVSMLPSYQAGDYIRRGELVRLLPHAEPRQMNIYAVYASRKHMPSALRSLLDFLVLRFPEEPGWDVGL, encoded by the coding sequence ATGGACCGTCTTCAAGCAATGCGCGTGTTTGTCACCGTGGTGGACCTGGGCAGCCAGTCTGCCGCTGCCGACCATTTGGACCTGTCGCGCCCGGTGGTGTCGCGCTATCTGGCCGAGCTGGAAGACTGGGTCGGCGCACGTTTGCTGCACCGCACCACCCGCAAGCTCAGCCTCACCGCCGCCGGTGGCGAAACCCTGCCGCGTTGCCGCCAGATGCTGGAGCTGTGCGGTGACATGCAGGCCGCCGTCAGCGAGCCGGATGACGCACCGCGTGGCCTGTTGCGCCTGAGTGTCAGCACCTCGTTCGGCCAGGCCCAATTGGCCGAGGCCATCGCCGAATACGTCAAGCGCTACCCGCTGGTGACGGTTGACCTGCAAATGCTCGACCGCACGGTAAACCTGGTGGATGAGCGCATCGACCTGGCCATCCGCACCAGCAGCGACCTGGACCCTAACCTGATTGCCCGGCGGCTGACCGTCTGTCGCTCCGTGGTGTGTGCTACCCCGGCCTACCTGCTGGAGCATGCGGCGCCCCAGACAGTCGACGACTTGGCTCGGCACAATTGCCTGACCCACTCCTATTTTGGCAAGAGCTTGTGGCATTTCGAAGAACACGGTGAACACGTGTCGGTGCCCGTGCACGGCAACATCACGGCCAACGAGGCCAGTACCTTATTGCGCGTGACCCTGGCCGGGGCAGGGGTGTCGATGCTGCCCAGCTACCAGGCCGGCGATTACATCCGCCGTGGCGAACTGGTGCGCCTGTTGCCTCACGCAGAGCCTCGGCAGATGAACATCTACGCGGTGTACGCCTCGCGCAAGCACATGCCGTCGGCACTGCGCAGCCTGCTGGATTTTCTGGTGTTGCGGTTTCCGGAGGAGCCTGGGTGGGACGTCGGTCTTTGA
- a CDS encoding 5-carboxymethyl-2-hydroxymuconate Delta-isomerase, whose amino-acid sequence MPHLHLEYTANLTQLDTDKALLRLNHALVASGQFGAEFDIKSRALKVESFRVGTGLNERGFVAVRLALLSGRSSQIKQQLSESLLAVVQDLGPWPEGVQVQLSVELLDIDRDSYSKVAIG is encoded by the coding sequence ATGCCGCACCTGCACTTGGAATACACCGCCAACCTGACGCAACTGGACACCGACAAGGCCCTGTTGCGCCTGAACCACGCACTGGTGGCTTCCGGTCAGTTCGGCGCCGAGTTTGATATCAAGAGTCGTGCGCTCAAGGTCGAGAGCTTCCGTGTCGGCACCGGCCTGAACGAGCGTGGGTTTGTTGCGGTGCGCCTGGCGTTGCTCAGCGGGCGTTCGTCACAGATCAAACAGCAGCTATCGGAAAGCCTGCTGGCCGTGGTGCAGGACCTCGGCCCCTGGCCGGAAGGCGTGCAGGTGCAATTGAGTGTCGAGTTGCTGGACATTGATCGCGACTCCTACAGCAAAGTCGCCATCGGCTAA